In Epinephelus moara isolate mb chromosome 9, YSFRI_EMoa_1.0, whole genome shotgun sequence, a genomic segment contains:
- the ccng2 gene encoding cyclin-G2 — MDAFKLMKELRVNYEQEAYYLPKETGLSLIESTTRDDSRISAKCRDAKVEDLWSLTSFFGYSTQTFVLAVNLLDRFLAMIRIQPKHLSCVSISCLHMAAKVTEEECNLAPTDELIRIGQCRFTVSDLCRMEKIVAEKLNFKSKAITALTFLELYHQITLSHSTDRKQTLSLEKLEAQLKACLCRISFSKAKPSVLALSLLRQEIEAVQSEDMLEIAYHIQRHLKITDAELLLWSERVALCLSDYASPECSKPNHRKLQWIVSRRTAQNLHSYRTVPELPTIPEGCWDESESEDSCEDVMSSGEESLSSSLGSDAEGPFFPLHLRRQKHRQHLHA, encoded by the exons ATGGATGCCTTCAAGCTGATGAAGGAGCTGAGGGTGAATTATGAGCAGGAGGCTTATTATCTCCCTAAAGAGACGGGGCTGAGCCTCATCGAATCCACAACACGG GATGACAGCCGGATCTCGGCCAAGTGCAGAGACGCCAAAGTGGAGGACCTGTGGAGTCTGACCAGCTTCTTCGGTTACAGCACGCAGACCTTTGTCCTGGCTGTTAACCTGCTGGACAGATTCCTGGCCATGATCAGG ATCCAGCCGAAGCACCTGTCCTGCGTCAGCATCAGCTGCCTCCACATGGCGGCCAAAGTGACGGAGGAGGAGTGCAACCTGGCGCCTACCGACGAACTCATCCGCATCGGACAGTGCAGGTTCACCGTGTCCGACCTGTGCCGCATGGAGAAGATCGTCGCCGAAAAGCTCAACTTCAAGTCCAAAGCCATCACTGCCTTAACCTTTCTGGAGCTGTACCACCAGATCACACTGTCACACTCCACAGACAG GAAGCAGACTCTGAGCCTGGAGAAGCTGGAAGCTCAACTCAAAGCCTGTCTGTGCAGGATCTCCTTCTCTAAAGCAAAG CCGTCCGTATTAGCCCTCTCCCTCCTGAGGCAGGAGATCGAAGCCGTGCAGTCGGAGGACATGTTGGAAATAGCCTATCACATCCAGAGACACCTAAAG ATTACAGACGCcgagctgctgctgtggagcGAGCGTGTGGCGCTGTGTCTGTCGGACTACGCCTCCCCCGAATGCAGCAAGCCCAACCACAGGAAGCTGCAGTGGATCGTGTCGCGGCGGACTGCCCAGAACCTGCACAGCTACCGCACCGTCCCCGAGCTGCCCACCATCCCAGAGGGGTGCTGGGATGAGAGCGAGAG CGAGGACTCCTGTGAGGACGTCATGAGCTCAGGCGAGGAGtccctcagcagctctctgGGCAGCGACGCCGAGGGGCCCTTCTTCCCTCTGCACCTCCGCCGCCAAAAACACCGCCAGCACCTCCACGCCTGA